The DNA sequence AAAGACTAAATCGTGGCGACCCTTAAAGGATTTGAACCTCTGTTGCTACACTGAGAGAGTAGAGTCCTGGGCCACTAGACGAAAGGGTCTATGTAAAAAATGGTGTCCTGTGCTGGACTCGAACCAGCGACCCCTTCATTAAAAGTGAAATGCTCTACCGACTGAGCTAACAAGACATTTTTTCAAAAAATGAAACGTGATTATATATAAAAAAGGCTGATTTGTCAAGACAAAAAGCCGCTGTTTTTCAAATTTAGCCTCAAATTTGATTTATTTTGACAAATTTTGCATTCGTCAAAAACGCATAAAAAGTCAAATTTGGCCCAAATTTAAAAAGGTCAAATTTGACTGAAAAACTAAAAAAGGATTTTAGCGTCCCTTCAATTTAGCAAGAAAAGCAAGTCTTAAACTCATACGGAGTAGGGCGCGCTTCATACGGCCATACTTGACTTTCAAATTTATAATGCTGATACGCATTTATAAACGTTGGCGTCATGATCGGGTGCAGATATTCGTTGTCGCGAATCAATGCTTCTAAACTACCTCTTAACGTATGAGGGAGCTGTTCGATACCGCGCTCGCGGATCTCATCTAGGTGCAGTTTAAATAAATTTTCGTCCATCGGACCGACCGGTTCCATCTTGTGTTTTACGCCGTCAAGTCCAGCCATCAGCATCGCTGAAAACGCTAAATACGGGTTTGCAGTTCCGTCAGGGAAGCGCATTTCGGCGCGGACCGATTTTTCTCCTGAGCCGTACGGGATACGGATCGAGGCGGAGCGGTTTTGGCTAGAATACGTTAGGATTGACGGCGCTTCAAAGCCCGGTATTAGGCGTTTATAGCTGTTTGTGCTAGGGTTTGTAAACGCCGCTACGCTCCTTGCGTGTTTTAGGATTCCGCCGATGTACCAGCGCGCAAAATCGCTTAAATTTGCGTATTTACCTTCGCCGTAGAATAAATTTTTGCCGTCTTTCCATACAGACTGATGCACATGCATGCCGCTACCGTTGTCACCGTAGAGCGGTTTTGGCATAAACGTCGCCGTTTTTCCGTTTAGGTGAGCGACCATTTTGACGACGTATTTGTAAATTTGCACGTTATCGGCGGCCTCGAGAAGGGTGCCAAATTTAACGCCCAGCTCGCCTTGTCCTTGAGCGACCTCGTGGTGTCCTAGCATGACTTCTAGGCCAACTTGTTCTAAAACCTGCATCATCTCGGCGCGCAGATCGACCATGCTATCAGTCGGTTGCGTCATCAGATAGCCACCTTTTCTTCTTGGGCGGTGGCCGGTGTTGTAGCTATCTTTAAAGTCTCTAGCGTCGTTCCATTCGCCTTCTTCGCTATCTACTTCAAACATCGCGCAGTTTGGGCTGTCTACTATTTTTACGTTATCAAATATAAAAAACTCATTTTCCGGCCCAAAATACGCCACATCGCCCACGCCGCTTTCTTTTACGTAGGCCATGGCTTTTTTGGCTATTGAGCGTGGGCATTTTTCGTAAATTTGACCCTTGTAAATGTCGTAAATATCGGCAAAAACCACAACCGTAACGTCGGCGGTAAAAGGATCTAAAAAGGCGCTGGTCGCCTCAGGGCACATCAGCATGTCGCTTCTTTCGATCGGTTGCCACCCTCCTAGTGAGCTCGCATCCATCGGTATGCCGTTTACGAAATGATCTTTTTCTACGAATTTTATGTTATAAGATATGCTGTGCCAAGCGCCGTTCATATCGGTAAATCTAAAATCCACAAATTTAACCTCGTGTTCTTTGCAAAAATCAAAAAAATGATCGACGCTTTTTACAAATTTTCCCATTTTTCGCTCCTGTGTTTATTGATTTCGTAATTTTATCATAAAATTTTGCTTTTAAGATTAATTTAAATAATTTTTTCTACCCGATCTAAAATTTTACAAATTCTCTATCGCGGTTTTTAAATACCGCGCACTTGCTAAAGCCTAAATTTCTAGCGATTTGCTCGCATTTTTCGCCGTTTAGACCGACTTGGTCTTTTGCGTGCGCGTCCGAGCCAAACGTGATAGGGATATCCTTTTCGGCGATCATTTCTAGTAAATTTACGCTCGGATACTGCTCGCCGATCGGTTTTCTAAAGCCGGCCGCATTTATCTCGACAGTCAAATTTGCCTTTTTTATTGCATCGATGGCGTCTTTAGCGAGGAGTCTAACGTCGGTTTTTGGCATAAATTTAAACACCTTTAGCAAATCCAAATGCCCGACGATGTCAAATTTACCCGACTTTGCCATCTTTTCTACGCAGTAAAAATAATCCCGCCAAATTTGGTCTATGTCGCGCTTTTTATATTCGCCGATAAACTCGGGATTATCAAAGCCCCAGCCGCCCAAAAAATGCACCGAACCGATGAGGTAATCAACTTTGCGCGCTAAAACCCGCTCGTCGATAAAGCCCTCTAAAAAATCGGCTTCATAGCCGAGCAAAATTTTGATCTGCCCGTCAAATTCGTCTCTGAGGCGCAAAATTTCGCTCTCGTAAGAGGGCATTTGCGAAAATTCCATACGGTACGCCTCGTCAAATTTCATCGGCGCGTGATCGCTAAAGCCAAAATACTCGCAGTCCGAATTTATCGCGCTTAAAACGTACTCTCTGGGCTCATCTACGGCGTGCTTACAAAGCGGCGTGTGGTTGTGCAGATCGACTCTCATTTTTATCCTTAAATATTTTGCAAATGCTACCTAAAATTTGATAAATTTAAGGATAAAGTTTGGGTTTTTAAACTTATATTTCGTTAATTTTCTATATAATCAGCCCAAATTTAAATAGGAGATTTTATGACGCAAGAAGAACTTGACGCCTTGATGGCGGGCGATCTGGATGACATCGTCGCTGCAGGCGAGAGCGACGCGCAAGCTAGCGGAGATGAAAATTTATATGCGGAAACTGCCGATAAAAGCATCTCTGAATACAAAGAAGATAACTCCAAATTTGACTCCATAGATTATAAAGTATCATCCAATATGCCGTGGCCTCCGCCGCCTCCAACCGATGATCATAAGATGGTTCATCAGCTAGACGACGTCACAAAGGACAGCGAGGAAAAAGCCACGCAGATGTTTGATAAGCTTGATGCGATCAATAACTTCTCTATGGACGCGGAGAACGGGCTTAGCAAGATTATTAGCGGTATAGAGGCTAATATCGAAATTTTTACCAAACTACACGAAAAATTCCCAAATATCACCGCTTTTTCTGAAGCGCTAGAGAAAAATAACGCCCTAAAAAGCTCCGCCGAAATGACGCTAGATAACGTTAGAATGGCGGAAGACGAGATAATGATGGCGATGGATATGATGCAGTATCAAGACATCCACCGTCAAAAGATCGAGCGCGTTATCAACGTCATGCGCGCGCTTAGCAAGTATATGAGCAGTCTGTTTGAGGGCAAGATCGACGACGAGAAGCGCGTAGCCTCGGCCGTACATATCGCGGGCGATACGCACACTGAAAATCTCGTCAGCAACGACGACATCGAAGCTCTGATAGAAAGTTTGGGCAAAAAATAGTGCTAAAGCCCGAGCTTTTATCTCCTGCAGGGAATTTAACCAAGCTAAAAATCGCCCTAGAATACGGTGCGGACGCGGTTTATGCATCGGTGGCGAGCTTTTCGCTTCGCACCCGTTCGGCTCGCGAATTTAATCTTGAGAGCTTTAAGGAAGCCATCGAGTATACGCACGCAAAAGGCAAGAAATTTTATGCGACTGTAAACGCGTTTCCTTTTAATTCACAAATCGAGCCGCTAAAACGCCACTTGCAAACGATATCGGCTATGAAGCCCGATGCCTTTATCATCGCGACTCCTGGCGTCATGAGCCTGGCAAAAGAGATAGCCCCCGACATCGAGATTCACCTCTCGACGCAGGCAAACGTCATGAATGCGCTTGACGCTAAAATCTACCACGAAATGGGCGCAAAACGCATCGTCGTGGCGCGCGAAATGAGCCTAAAAGACGTCGTAAAAATAAAAGAGCAAATCCCGACGCTAGATATCGAAATTTTCGTACACGGCTCGATGTGCTTTGCATACTCGGGACGCTGTTTGGTTAGCGCAGTGCAAAGCGGCCGCCAATCAAATCGCGGCAGCTGCGCCAACGACTGCAGGTTTAAATACGAACTCTACGCCAAAAATCCCGAAATCGGAACGCTGTTTCGCCTGGAAGAGGACGAAGGCGGTACGCATATAATGAACTCCAAAGACTTAAATTTATCCGCGCATATCAAGGATATCATCGAAAGCGGCGCGGTCGATAGCCTAAAAATCGAAGGCCGCACGAAAAGCGAATACTATGCAGCCTGTGCGACTAGAGCCTACCGTATGGCCGTCGACGACGCAGCGGCCGGCAAATTTGACGCGCAAATTTACGCGAACGAGCTAAATACGCTAAAAAATCGCGGCTTTACCGACGGCTACCTGGTAAATCGCCCGTTTGAAAAGGCTGATACGCAAAATCACGCTAGCAGCCTAGAAGAGGGCACACATCAGGTAAACGCCATGACTATTGACGGCGAGTTTTTTAAATGTAAATATAAAATTTTCCCGGGCAACGAGTACGAGATCGTGGCTCCCTTGGGCGCTCAGATAGATGAGTGCGAGAGCGAAATATCGCAAATTTTCGGTCGCGACGGTAAGAAATTTATCAAATTTAAAAAGCTCGTAACCAAAAAAGGCAAGGAAATAGCAGAAATCCACAGCGGCAACGAAAACGAAGTAAATTTGGGCGCGAAGTTGCCTAAATTTAGCTTTTTAAGAGAGGAAATAAAATGAAATTCGTATCTATAATAATGGGAAGCAAAAGCGACTACGACGTAGTTAGCGAGGCGGCGAAAACGCTTGAGAAATTTAACGTTCCTTACGAGCTGATTATTAGCTCCGCGCACAGAAGCCCGAAGCGAACTAGCGAATACGTCGCCGTAGCCGAGGAAAAAGGCGCGCAGGTCTTTATCGCGGCGGCCGGCATGGCAGCGCATCTAGCGGGCGCGATCGCGGCAAACACCACTCGCCCGGTGATCGGTATCCCGATGGCAGGCTCCGCGCTTAGCGGCGTGGACGCACTTTATTCGACCGTGCAGATGCCAGGCGGCATGCCTGTTGGCACCGTAGCGATCGGCAAGGCCGGCGCAGTAAACGCAGCCTATCTGGCGCTACAAATTTTGGCTCTAAACGACCAAAATCTAGACGAAATGCTAAAAGCCGACCGAGCAGCCAAAGCCAAGCAAGTAGAGGAAGACTCGGCGAAGGTGGAAGTTTTACTCGCCTAAAGGAGCAAAGATGCAGACATACTTAAGTATAGACGAATTTTGCAAGCTCGTACACCTAGAGCGCGAGGTGATTGAGGGGATGATAAACCGCGGCGTGCTAAATACGAAAGAGGAGGGCGGCGAGATCCTCATAGAGGCTAGCCAGGGCACGATGAGCGTGGTGCCTAGCGTCGTGGCCGTACCTGCGCCCCAGATCGGCGCCGATGGCTTTAGCTTTGTAGAAAAGACGATCGGTACGATACTGAATTTACACGAAAAGGTACTCGACGCCAAAGACGAGACATTAGAGACCTTGCGCAACGAAAATAAGTTTTTAAAAGAGGCGTTAATCTCGATGCAAGAGCTCTACGACGAGGATAGAAAAACAGTCGAGACGCTAACGTCGCAGCTAAAAAATTCGCAAGACGAAGTCGAGTTTTTAAAGCGAAAATACAAGCTCATGTGGAACAAAGCGGTTGAAAATTTCAAAGGCGACAAGGAGTAGCCGTGGAAATTTTAGAGATAGATGGTTTTAAAATTTGCGGATTAAAAACTCGCACCAAAAATACCGACGAGATAAACGGCGACGGTAAAATCCCGGCCTTGTGGGCTAAATTTACAAAAGAATTTTATGACGGTAAAAGCGAAATTTACAGCGTTTATTGTAGTTACGAAAACGGCGTAAATGGGCTTTATGATTTATTTATCGGTACGAAGTCGCTTTGCCCTGGCGGCGAAATTTTAGAGATAAAAAGCGGTAAATACGCCGTTTTTAGTTTTCCAAACGAGCCGCAAAACGTAGCGAAATTTTGGGGAGAAATTTGGAAATATTTTGAAGGCTCAAAGCTAAATAGAGCCTACGAAACGGATTTTGAGAAATATTTAAACGAAAAAATAGAAATTTACATATCAATAAAATAAAAGGCAAAAAATGACATTTTCACAAATAATACTAACGCTTCAAAACTACTGGCGCGAGCAGGGTTGCGTGATACTACAGCCCTACGATATGCCGGCGGGTGCGGGCACATATCATCAGGCGACATTTTTAAGGAGCCTCGGGCCAAAGCCGTGGGCGACTGCGTACGTAGCGCCCTCTCGCCGTCCGACCGACGGTAGATACGGCGAAAACCCAAACCGTTTGGGTGCATATTATCAGTTTCAAGTGCTCATTAAACCAAGTCCTGAAAACATACAGGAGCTTTATCTAAAAAGCCTCGAAAAGCTCGGATTAAATTTGAAAAATCACGACATCCGCTTCGTCGAGGATAACTGGGAGAGCCCGACGCTGGGCGCTTGGGGGCTAGGCTGGGAGGTCTGGCTAGACGGCATGGAGGTGACGCAGTTTACGTATTTTCAGCAAGTTGGCGGCATCGCGTGCGAGCTGGTTTCTGCTGAGATCACCTACGGCCTTGAGCGCTTAGCTATGTATCTACAAGACGTAAATAGCGTCTACGATATCGTTTGGGACGATAGGGGTGGCAATATCGTGACCTACGCCGACGTTCACAAGCAGGGCGAATTTGAGTGGAGCAAATATAACTTTGAAATCGCGGATGTAGATATGCTATTTCGCCAGTTTGAAAATGCATTTGGCGAGTGCAAGCGCTGCTTGGAGGCTAAAATTTCGCTACCAGCGTATGATTACTGCATGCTTGCAGCGCATACGTTTAACGTCCTTGACGCGCGCGGAGCGATCAGCGTAACGCAAAGGCAAGACTACATCCTAAAAATCCGCGAGCTAGCCAAGGAGTGCGCGCTGACGTATAAAGCCAGCATCGACGCCGCAGCCCAAAACGGCGCGAAGGGCGAATAAAATTTGATGAAAATCGGTGAAATTTATAAAATTTTAGACGAGATTAGCCCGTTTGCGAGTCAAGAGGAGTGGGATAATAGCGGACTGCTCGTGGGCTCGTTTGAGACGAGCGCGGAGTGCGTTTATCTTAGCCTTGACGTCGATGATGGGCTTTTAGACGAAGCGCAGCCAAACTCGCTCATCATCACGCATCATCCGCTCATTTTTAAGGGGCTAAAGTCGTTAAATTTGGACAAATACCCAAGTAGCCTAATCGCAAAGATGATGGCTAAAAATTTAAGCCTGATCGCTATGCATACGAATTATGATCTAAGCCACCTAAACGAATACGTACTAAGCGAAATTTTGGGCTTTGTGCCAAAAGAGCGCGATGGATTCGTGCTTTATGCGGATGTAAATTTGAGCTTTGACGAGCTTTGCGAGACGGTAAAAACAAAGCTAAATTTAAGCCATTTAAGAGTTTGCAAAGGGCGAAAATTTAATCATAATGCACCTATAAAACGTCTTGCATTTTGCACGGGAAGCGGCGGAGATTTGATAGATGGCGTTAAGGCGGACGTATTTTTAACTGGGGATCTGAAGTACCACCAAGCCATGAGCGCCGCGCAAAATAATCTTACTATGTTAGATATCGGACACTTTGAGAGCGAGCGGTATTTTGGGGAGTCGCTCGCAAAATATTTGCAAATTTTGCCGATTCCTACTATAATATCCAACTCAAAAAACCCGTTTTCATACAGTTAAAGGAAAAAGATGAATAAATATTTAGAACAGCTAGTCGAGCTTTCAGCCATTGATAAAGATATCGACGATTTCACGCCGCGCCTTGAGAAGGTTCAAAGCGTTTTAAAAGCGACTAAGGACGAGCAGGCGGCGATTTTGGCGCAGATCGAGGAAGCGACCACGAGCGTGACCGAGCTAAAAAATCAAAAATCTCAAACCAACGCACATATAGCCGAATTTAGCGCGAAAATAAAAGACGTCGCCAAAAAAAGCGGCGTGGCAAAAACCGAAAAAGAGATAAAGGCGCTTCAACTAGAAGATGAGCTGG is a window from the Campylobacter showae CSUNSWCD genome containing:
- a CDS encoding Nif3-like dinuclear metal center hexameric protein produces the protein MKIGEIYKILDEISPFASQEEWDNSGLLVGSFETSAECVYLSLDVDDGLLDEAQPNSLIITHHPLIFKGLKSLNLDKYPSSLIAKMMAKNLSLIAMHTNYDLSHLNEYVLSEILGFVPKERDGFVLYADVNLSFDELCETVKTKLNLSHLRVCKGRKFNHNAPIKRLAFCTGSGGDLIDGVKADVFLTGDLKYHQAMSAAQNNLTMLDIGHFESERYFGESLAKYLQILPIPTIISNSKNPFSYS
- a CDS encoding histidinol-phosphatase, which encodes MRVDLHNHTPLCKHAVDEPREYVLSAINSDCEYFGFSDHAPMKFDEAYRMEFSQMPSYESEILRLRDEFDGQIKILLGYEADFLEGFIDERVLARKVDYLIGSVHFLGGWGFDNPEFIGEYKKRDIDQIWRDYFYCVEKMAKSGKFDIVGHLDLLKVFKFMPKTDVRLLAKDAIDAIKKANLTVEINAAGFRKPIGEQYPSVNLLEMIAEKDIPITFGSDAHAKDQVGLNGEKCEQIARNLGFSKCAVFKNRDREFVKF
- a CDS encoding GyrI-like domain-containing protein, which gives rise to MEILEIDGFKICGLKTRTKNTDEINGDGKIPALWAKFTKEFYDGKSEIYSVYCSYENGVNGLYDLFIGTKSLCPGGEILEIKSGKYAVFSFPNEPQNVAKFWGEIWKYFEGSKLNRAYETDFEKYLNEKIEIYISIK
- the glnA gene encoding type I glutamate--ammonia ligase — protein: MGKFVKSVDHFFDFCKEHEVKFVDFRFTDMNGAWHSISYNIKFVEKDHFVNGIPMDASSLGGWQPIERSDMLMCPEATSAFLDPFTADVTVVVFADIYDIYKGQIYEKCPRSIAKKAMAYVKESGVGDVAYFGPENEFFIFDNVKIVDSPNCAMFEVDSEEGEWNDARDFKDSYNTGHRPRRKGGYLMTQPTDSMVDLRAEMMQVLEQVGLEVMLGHHEVAQGQGELGVKFGTLLEAADNVQIYKYVVKMVAHLNGKTATFMPKPLYGDNGSGMHVHQSVWKDGKNLFYGEGKYANLSDFARWYIGGILKHARSVAAFTNPSTNSYKRLIPGFEAPSILTYSSQNRSASIRIPYGSGEKSVRAEMRFPDGTANPYLAFSAMLMAGLDGVKHKMEPVGPMDENLFKLHLDEIRERGIEQLPHTLRGSLEALIRDNEYLHPIMTPTFINAYQHYKFESQVWPYEARPTPYEFKTCFSC
- a CDS encoding peptidase U32 family protein codes for the protein MLKPELLSPAGNLTKLKIALEYGADAVYASVASFSLRTRSAREFNLESFKEAIEYTHAKGKKFYATVNAFPFNSQIEPLKRHLQTISAMKPDAFIIATPGVMSLAKEIAPDIEIHLSTQANVMNALDAKIYHEMGAKRIVVAREMSLKDVVKIKEQIPTLDIEIFVHGSMCFAYSGRCLVSAVQSGRQSNRGSCANDCRFKYELYAKNPEIGTLFRLEEDEGGTHIMNSKDLNLSAHIKDIIESGAVDSLKIEGRTKSEYYAACATRAYRMAVDDAAAGKFDAQIYANELNTLKNRGFTDGYLVNRPFEKADTQNHASSLEEGTHQVNAMTIDGEFFKCKYKIFPGNEYEIVAPLGAQIDECESEISQIFGRDGKKFIKFKKLVTKKGKEIAEIHSGNENEVNLGAKLPKFSFLREEIK
- the glyQ gene encoding glycine--tRNA ligase subunit alpha; translation: MTFSQIILTLQNYWREQGCVILQPYDMPAGAGTYHQATFLRSLGPKPWATAYVAPSRRPTDGRYGENPNRLGAYYQFQVLIKPSPENIQELYLKSLEKLGLNLKNHDIRFVEDNWESPTLGAWGLGWEVWLDGMEVTQFTYFQQVGGIACELVSAEITYGLERLAMYLQDVNSVYDIVWDDRGGNIVTYADVHKQGEFEWSKYNFEIADVDMLFRQFENAFGECKRCLEAKISLPAYDYCMLAAHTFNVLDARGAISVTQRQDYILKIRELAKECALTYKASIDAAAQNGAKGE
- a CDS encoding DUF3972 domain-containing protein; the protein is MQTYLSIDEFCKLVHLEREVIEGMINRGVLNTKEEGGEILIEASQGTMSVVPSVVAVPAPQIGADGFSFVEKTIGTILNLHEKVLDAKDETLETLRNENKFLKEALISMQELYDEDRKTVETLTSQLKNSQDEVEFLKRKYKLMWNKAVENFKGDKE
- the purE gene encoding 5-(carboxyamino)imidazole ribonucleotide mutase; translation: MKFVSIIMGSKSDYDVVSEAAKTLEKFNVPYELIISSAHRSPKRTSEYVAVAEEKGAQVFIAAAGMAAHLAGAIAANTTRPVIGIPMAGSALSGVDALYSTVQMPGGMPVGTVAIGKAGAVNAAYLALQILALNDQNLDEMLKADRAAKAKQVEEDSAKVEVLLA